Proteins from a single region of Novosphingobium sp. CECT 9465:
- a CDS encoding ribonuclease J: MNVNLYCCDGKWLMVDLGMTFADPHYPGVDLVFADLEFIEDRLDDLIGVVLTHAHEDHIGAVPYFAQDLGVPLYATPFTARLVHEKLLEAGIEKEVELNVIDHLDRFELGPFGIRYVPLAHSIAEGNALLIDTPHGKIFHTGDWKLDDEPRIGTPATQQELTAIGDEGILALVCDSTNVFNPKASGSEGEVRDGLMDVVAAQKGRRVVVTTFASNVARLQTLGEVAEATGRRLCVAGRSLDRIIRVAKSCGYLKNFPDLVHPDDAMDVPRGELLVLATGGQGEPRAALARIAGEQHPVRLERGDVVLFSSRQIPGNELAIGRIQNSLVDKGIRIVTDRQSMIHVSGHPGRPELIALYDWIRPEILLPVHGEIRHMAEQAQLGLDEGIPKAILQKNGDLIRLAPNGPKKLSEERAGRLILDGDIIAPADGEAIIARRKLSQGGLISVALAVRSDGQLVSDVDIGSIGIPLDEDMEAFVADAKVEAAEAVRKLRGDRKRDRLAVAEAVRLAVRRTGQRWSGKKPVVQVLLREG, encoded by the coding sequence ATGAACGTCAATCTCTATTGCTGTGACGGCAAATGGTTGATGGTCGATCTCGGCATGACCTTTGCCGATCCGCATTATCCCGGCGTCGATCTCGTGTTTGCCGATCTGGAATTCATCGAAGATCGGCTCGACGACCTGATCGGCGTGGTGCTCACTCACGCGCATGAAGATCATATCGGCGCCGTGCCCTACTTTGCGCAGGACCTTGGCGTACCGCTTTACGCGACGCCCTTCACGGCCAGGCTGGTCCACGAAAAGCTGCTTGAGGCAGGGATCGAGAAAGAGGTCGAACTTAACGTCATCGATCATCTCGACCGGTTCGAACTGGGACCGTTCGGCATCCGTTACGTGCCGCTGGCGCACTCGATCGCCGAAGGCAATGCGTTGCTGATCGATACGCCGCACGGCAAGATATTCCATACCGGCGACTGGAAGCTGGACGACGAGCCGCGCATCGGCACACCCGCGACTCAGCAGGAACTGACGGCCATCGGCGACGAGGGCATCCTTGCGCTGGTGTGCGATTCAACCAACGTGTTCAATCCCAAGGCGTCCGGTTCCGAAGGCGAAGTGCGCGACGGGTTGATGGACGTGGTGGCTGCGCAGAAGGGGCGGCGCGTGGTGGTGACCACTTTCGCGTCGAACGTGGCGCGCTTGCAGACGCTGGGCGAAGTTGCCGAAGCTACCGGGCGGCGGCTGTGTGTCGCTGGCCGCTCGCTTGACCGGATCATTCGCGTGGCGAAATCCTGCGGCTATCTCAAGAACTTCCCGGACCTCGTGCATCCAGACGATGCGATGGACGTGCCGCGCGGTGAACTGTTGGTGCTGGCAACAGGCGGGCAGGGTGAGCCGCGCGCCGCGCTGGCGCGGATCGCGGGCGAGCAGCATCCCGTCAGGCTTGAACGGGGCGATGTCGTGCTGTTTTCCAGCCGCCAGATTCCCGGCAACGAACTGGCGATTGGCCGCATCCAGAATTCGCTGGTGGACAAGGGCATCCGCATCGTGACGGATCGCCAGTCGATGATTCATGTTTCCGGCCATCCCGGACGGCCTGAACTGATCGCGCTCTATGACTGGATTCGGCCTGAAATCCTGCTTCCGGTCCATGGCGAGATTCGCCACATGGCCGAACAGGCGCAACTGGGGCTGGACGAAGGCATTCCGAAGGCGATCCTCCAGAAGAATGGCGATCTGATAAGGCTTGCGCCCAACGGCCCGAAGAAGCTGTCCGAAGAACGGGCGGGGCGTCTTATCCTTGATGGTGATATCATCGCACCCGCCGATGGCGAGGCGATCATTGCGCGCCGCAAGCTTTCGCAGGGCGGGTTGATCAGTGTTGCGCTGGCGGTGCGGTCAGACGGGCAACTGGTGTCGGACGTGGACATCGGTTCGATCGGCATTCCGCTGGACGAGGACATGGAAGCCTTCGTTGCCGACGCCAAGGTCGAGGCAGCCGAAGCGGTGCGCAAACTGCGCGGCGACCGCAAGCGTGATCGTCTGGCGGTGGCAGAAGCGGTGCGGCTTGCCGTGCGGCGGACGGGCCAGCGCTGGTCTGGCAAGAAGCCGGTTGTCCAGGTCCTGTTGCGGGAAGGCTGA
- the phoB gene encoding phosphate regulon transcriptional regulator PhoB, with protein MPAPKLLLVEDDTALAELVEYRFRGEGYDVRTTDDGDEALLLAAEDAPDLVLLDWMIGGTSGIEVCRRLRRNKETAHVPIIMLTARSDEDDRIRGLEIGADDYVTKPFSPRELIARVGAVLRRVRPALAGETITVGDLSLDPTAHRVMRRGTPMKVGPTEFRLLRHFMEHPGRVFSRGQLLDAVWGSGSDIELRTVDVHIRRLRQAVAIPGAADPVRTVRSAGYALEGV; from the coding sequence GTGCCTGCTCCGAAACTGCTGCTGGTTGAAGACGATACGGCGCTTGCCGAACTGGTCGAATACCGCTTTCGCGGTGAGGGCTACGACGTTCGCACCACCGACGATGGCGACGAAGCCCTGCTGCTCGCCGCCGAAGACGCGCCTGACCTTGTCCTGCTGGATTGGATGATCGGCGGGACCAGCGGCATCGAAGTGTGCCGCCGCCTGCGCCGCAACAAGGAAACGGCGCACGTCCCGATCATCATGCTCACCGCCAGGTCGGATGAAGACGATCGCATTCGCGGGCTGGAAATCGGCGCGGACGATTATGTCACCAAGCCGTTCTCGCCGCGCGAACTGATCGCCCGTGTCGGCGCAGTGCTGCGCCGTGTGCGCCCTGCCCTTGCCGGGGAAACGATCACCGTGGGTGACCTGTCGCTCGATCCCACTGCGCACCGTGTGATGCGGCGTGGCACACCGATGAAGGTTGGCCCTACCGAATTTCGCCTGCTCCGCCACTTCATGGAACACCCCGGCCGCGTATTCTCGCGCGGGCAACTGCTCGATGCGGTGTGGGGCAGCGGCAGCGATATCGAACTGCGCACCGTGGATGTCCACATCCGCCGCTTGCGCCAGGCTGTCGCCATTCCCGGTGCAGCAGACCCGGTACGCACCGTTCGTTCGGCCGGATATGCGCTCGAAGGCGTCTAA
- the pstB gene encoding phosphate ABC transporter ATP-binding protein PstB, whose amino-acid sequence MNAKNVSVFYGDKRAIDDVSIEIPQRYVTAFIGPSGCGKSTFLRSLNRMNDTIANARVEGEILLDGDDIYRSGMDVVQLRARVGMVFQKPNPFPKSIYENIAYGPRIHGITGSKAELDEIVEQSLRRAGLWDEVKDRLHDSGTALSGGQQQRLCIARAIAVDPEVILMDEPCSALDPIATARIEELIDELRGRYAIVIVTHSMQQAARVSQRTAFFHLGKVVEYGKTSDIFTNPREERTKDYITGRYG is encoded by the coding sequence ATGAACGCAAAGAACGTCTCGGTGTTCTATGGCGACAAGCGCGCGATCGACGATGTCTCCATCGAGATTCCGCAGCGCTATGTCACCGCGTTCATCGGCCCGTCGGGCTGTGGCAAATCAACCTTCCTGCGCTCGCTCAACCGCATGAACGACACCATTGCCAATGCGCGTGTCGAAGGCGAAATCCTGCTTGATGGCGATGATATCTACCGTTCCGGCATGGACGTGGTGCAATTGCGCGCGCGGGTGGGCATGGTCTTCCAGAAGCCCAATCCGTTCCCCAAGTCGATCTACGAAAACATCGCCTATGGGCCGCGCATTCACGGCATCACCGGATCGAAGGCCGAGCTTGACGAGATCGTCGAGCAATCGCTGCGCCGCGCCGGATTGTGGGACGAAGTCAAGGATCGCCTGCATGACAGCGGTACCGCACTTTCGGGCGGACAGCAGCAGCGCCTGTGCATCGCGCGCGCCATTGCAGTCGATCCCGAAGTGATCCTGATGGACGAGCCGTGCTCGGCGCTCGACCCCATCGCCACCGCCCGTATCGAGGAACTGATCGACGAGTTGCGCGGACGCTACGCCATCGTCATCGTCACGCATTCGATGCAGCAGGCCGCCCGCGTATCGCAGCGCACGGCATTCTTCCATCTTGGCAAGGTCGTCGAATACGGCAAGACTTCCGATATCTTCACCAATCCGCGTGAAGAACGGACCAAGGATTACATCACCGGGCGCTACGGCTGA
- a CDS encoding type III pantothenate kinase — protein MLLAVDVGNTNIVFALFQGRAIKARWRVATDPRRTADEYAVWLLQLMQLEGIDRAAIDQILISTVVPRALHNLTVLSQKYFGLDPLVAGQPPVEWGFEADVDEPRSLGADRAVNAIAAHARYPGDLIVVDFGTATTFDVVDFNGAYKGGIIAPGINLSLDALVNAAAKLPRIAIEAPTRSKSVIGRNTEDQMHIGVFWGYVAMMEGLIARMRAEIGRPAKVVATGGLAVLFGDHTDIFDHVDTDLTLDGLAILAERVALTQGKSK, from the coding sequence ATGCTTCTGGCGGTTGACGTCGGCAATACCAATATCGTGTTTGCGCTGTTCCAGGGCCGTGCGATCAAGGCACGCTGGCGCGTGGCAACCGATCCGCGCCGGACGGCAGACGAATATGCGGTATGGTTGCTGCAACTGATGCAGCTTGAAGGCATAGATCGCGCCGCCATCGATCAGATTCTGATTTCGACAGTGGTGCCGCGCGCCCTGCACAACCTGACGGTGCTATCCCAGAAGTACTTCGGCCTTGATCCACTCGTTGCCGGGCAGCCACCCGTGGAATGGGGATTCGAAGCCGATGTGGACGAACCGCGTTCGCTTGGCGCGGACCGTGCGGTCAATGCGATTGCGGCCCATGCGCGCTATCCTGGTGACCTTATCGTCGTCGATTTCGGCACGGCGACCACCTTCGATGTCGTCGATTTCAATGGGGCGTACAAGGGCGGCATCATCGCGCCGGGTATCAACCTTTCGCTCGATGCACTGGTCAATGCGGCCGCCAAACTGCCGCGGATAGCTATCGAAGCGCCTACGCGAAGCAAAAGCGTGATTGGCCGCAACACCGAAGACCAGATGCACATCGGCGTGTTCTGGGGCTATGTGGCGATGATGGAAGGCCTGATCGCCCGTATGCGCGCCGAAATCGGCCGCCCCGCCAAAGTTGTGGCTACCGGGGGCTTGGCCGTGCTGTTTGGCGATCACACTGATATTTTCGACCACGTCGATACCGACCTGACGCTGGATGGCCTTGCCATTCTGGCAGAGCGGGTCGCGCTCACACAAGGCAAATCCAAGTGA
- a CDS encoding NADH-quinone oxidoreductase subunit M codes for MNGFPILSLMLLVPLVAAVACLVVPREQARSVALIATLIDFVLGVILWANYDIGGAQWQFTESAALFAGFSWKLGIDGIALMLIALTVFLMPVCIGASWLSIDKRQGEYYAAFLIMETLMIGVFAAQDLFLFYIMFEAGLIPMYLIIGVWGGADRIYASYKFFLYTLLGSVLMLIAMFWMVNEAGTTDIPTLMAYNFPAHAQTWLWLAFFASFAVKMPMWPVHTWLPDAHVQAPTGGSVILAGVLLKMGGYGFIRFSLPMFPEASAQFAPLIFGLSMAAVVITSLIALVQTDMKKLIAYSSVAHMAIVTVGLFAFNVQGLEGSMIVMLSHGLVAGALFLCVGVIYDRLHTREIARYGGLSINMPRYAMFLLLFTMASIGLPGTSGFVGEFLSLLGIYEMSSWVALVCTTGIILGAAYMLYLYWRVAYGEQKNADAAAMLDLDKREWAMMVPLAAVVLWMGVYPESFLAPMRADIAALDARLSQAKPHGDADLKAGTGKPAAEEHSAHGGAH; via the coding sequence ATGAACGGCTTCCCAATCCTTTCGCTGATGCTGCTGGTGCCGCTGGTGGCAGCGGTTGCATGCCTTGTCGTGCCGCGTGAGCAGGCGCGCAGCGTTGCACTGATCGCGACGCTGATCGATTTCGTTCTCGGTGTGATCCTCTGGGCCAATTACGACATCGGCGGCGCGCAGTGGCAGTTCACCGAAAGCGCCGCGCTGTTCGCCGGCTTTTCATGGAAGCTGGGCATCGATGGCATCGCGCTGATGCTGATCGCGCTCACCGTCTTCCTGATGCCGGTGTGCATCGGTGCAAGCTGGCTGTCGATCGACAAGCGCCAGGGTGAATATTACGCCGCGTTCCTCATCATGGAAACGCTGATGATCGGCGTGTTTGCGGCGCAGGACCTGTTCCTGTTCTACATCATGTTCGAAGCCGGTCTGATCCCGATGTACCTGATCATCGGCGTCTGGGGCGGGGCGGATCGCATCTACGCCAGCTACAAGTTCTTCCTCTACACGCTGCTCGGCTCGGTGCTGATGCTGATCGCGATGTTCTGGATGGTGAACGAGGCGGGCACGACCGATATCCCGACGCTGATGGCCTACAATTTCCCGGCCCATGCGCAGACGTGGCTCTGGCTCGCGTTCTTCGCCAGCTTTGCGGTGAAGATGCCGATGTGGCCGGTGCACACCTGGCTGCCCGACGCACACGTTCAGGCGCCTACTGGCGGTTCGGTGATCCTCGCGGGCGTGTTGCTCAAGATGGGCGGCTATGGCTTCATCCGCTTCTCGCTGCCGATGTTCCCCGAAGCCTCGGCGCAGTTTGCGCCGCTGATCTTCGGTCTGTCGATGGCGGCGGTGGTCATCACCTCGCTGATCGCGCTGGTGCAGACCGACATGAAGAAGCTGATCGCCTATTCCTCGGTCGCGCACATGGCGATTGTCACGGTCGGGCTGTTTGCGTTCAACGTGCAGGGTCTTGAAGGCTCGATGATCGTGATGCTCAGCCACGGCCTTGTGGCGGGCGCATTGTTCCTGTGCGTTGGCGTGATCTACGATCGGCTGCACACGCGCGAGATTGCCCGTTACGGTGGCCTTTCGATCAACATGCCGCGCTATGCCATGTTCCTGCTGCTGTTCACGATGGCCTCGATCGGTCTTCCGGGGACGAGCGGCTTTGTCGGCGAATTCCTGTCGCTGCTGGGGATTTATGAAATGTCCAGCTGGGTCGCGCTGGTCTGCACCACCGGGATCATCCTTGGCGCTGCCTACATGCTCTACCTCTACTGGCGCGTGGCCTATGGCGAGCAGAAGAACGCCGATGCCGCGGCAATGCTCGATCTCGACAAGCGCGAGTGGGCGATGATGGTGCCGCTGGCTGCGGTCGTGCTGTGGATGGGCGTCTATCCTGAAAGCTTCCTGGCGCCGATGCGCGCCGATATCGCGGCGCTTGACGCCCGCCTTTCGCAGGCCAAGCCGCATGGCGATGCCGATCTGAAGGCTGGCACTGGAAAGCCTGCTGCCGAAGAACATTCCGCCCATGGGGGGGCGCACTGA
- a CDS encoding DUF1467 family protein, whose amino-acid sequence MKWTSIIAIYGLFWVMAGFLVLPFGVRTNDETGTEKVEGQAESAPANFSARKIVIRATILSALMFGFFYANYFNEWITVADLDLTTYIGH is encoded by the coding sequence ATGAAGTGGACCTCGATCATCGCGATCTATGGCCTGTTCTGGGTCATGGCCGGGTTTCTGGTGCTGCCTTTCGGCGTACGGACAAACGATGAGACCGGCACCGAAAAAGTCGAGGGGCAGGCGGAAAGCGCGCCTGCCAACTTTTCGGCGCGCAAGATCGTGATCCGCGCCACGATCCTGTCTGCACTGATGTTCGGCTTTTTCTACGCCAACTATTTCAACGAATGGATCACGGTGGCGGACCTTGATCTGACGACCTACATCGGTCACTGA
- the nuoN gene encoding NADH-quinone oxidoreductase subunit NuoN: MDFARSLALVAPETLLSVAGLILLLVAAWCGDKASRAISVAAVAALTACAIIVAPALWGGAMGPDTEAFGGQYRADAFAAFCKLLIYAGSGVTLMVAPSFFDRFKAMRAEFPLLVMFAALGMGMMVSAGDLLTLYIGLELNSLAAYVMAAFLRVDDRSAESGLKYFVLGSLASGILLFGMSLLYGFTGTTSFAAIHEALAGQMATGALFGVIFVLAGLAFKISAAPFHMWTPDVYEGAPTPVTTFFATAPKVAALGLLMRVSLEAFGAQVFAWQQVVIFASLLSIVIGALGAIGQNNIKRLMAYSSINNVGFILIGLATATQAGASAMLVYLAIYVAMSVAGFVAVLLLRDENGDAVEAISDLAGLSKTRPWLALSMASVMFSLAGIPPLFGFWGKFVVFQAAVQADLIALAAIGIAASVIGAFYYLKVVKIMYFDEAVDKVKGAGELSHTVLLTLSVLVISPLGYLLTNCLGSLADTAAASLFYAY, encoded by the coding sequence ATGGATTTCGCCCGTTCGCTCGCGCTTGTCGCCCCCGAAACGCTGCTGTCGGTTGCGGGATTGATCCTGCTGCTTGTTGCGGCATGGTGCGGTGACAAGGCTTCGCGCGCCATTTCGGTGGCCGCGGTTGCCGCTCTTACCGCCTGCGCGATCATTGTCGCACCAGCCTTGTGGGGCGGGGCAATGGGGCCGGACACCGAAGCATTCGGCGGGCAGTATCGCGCAGATGCCTTTGCGGCGTTTTGCAAACTGCTGATCTATGCCGGTTCTGGCGTCACGCTGATGGTCGCGCCGTCGTTCTTCGACCGCTTCAAGGCAATGCGCGCGGAATTCCCGCTGCTGGTGATGTTCGCGGCCCTTGGCATGGGCATGATGGTTTCGGCAGGCGATCTGCTGACGCTTTACATCGGCCTCGAATTGAACAGCCTTGCCGCCTATGTGATGGCTGCATTCCTGCGGGTGGACGATCGTTCGGCAGAATCGGGTCTCAAGTACTTTGTCCTGGGGTCGCTGGCTTCGGGCATACTGTTGTTCGGCATGAGCCTGCTTTACGGCTTTACCGGAACGACCAGCTTCGCCGCGATCCATGAGGCGCTCGCCGGTCAGATGGCAACAGGCGCGCTGTTCGGGGTGATCTTCGTTCTCGCAGGGCTTGCCTTCAAGATCAGCGCCGCGCCGTTCCATATGTGGACGCCTGACGTTTACGAAGGTGCGCCGACCCCGGTGACCACCTTCTTTGCCACTGCACCCAAAGTTGCGGCACTCGGCCTGCTGATGCGAGTCAGCCTCGAAGCATTCGGCGCGCAGGTCTTTGCCTGGCAGCAGGTCGTGATTTTCGCATCGCTGCTGTCGATCGTGATCGGCGCGCTGGGCGCCATCGGCCAGAACAACATCAAGCGCCTGATGGCCTATTCCTCGATCAACAACGTCGGTTTCATCCTGATCGGTCTGGCTACGGCGACGCAGGCGGGTGCTTCGGCGATGCTCGTCTATCTGGCGATCTACGTTGCCATGTCCGTGGCAGGCTTCGTGGCGGTTCTGCTTCTGCGCGATGAAAACGGCGATGCGGTCGAGGCGATCTCCGACCTGGCAGGCTTGTCCAAAACGCGCCCGTGGCTCGCGCTGTCGATGGCGTCGGTCATGTTCAGCCTTGCCGGCATCCCGCCGCTGTTCGGGTTCTGGGGCAAGTTCGTGGTGTTCCAGGCGGCTGTTCAGGCCGATCTCATCGCGCTTGCGGCCATCGGCATCGCGGCGTCGGTGATTGGCGCGTTCTATTATCTCAAAGTCGTCAAGATCATGTACTTCGACGAAGCGGTGGACAAGGTGAAGGGCGCGGGCGAGCTTTCACATACCGTGCTGTTGACGCTGTCGGTGCTGGTCATTTCGCCGCTGGGCTATCTGCTGACCAATTGTCTCGGATCGCTGGCCGATACGGCGGCGGCTTCTCTGTTCTATGCGTACTGA
- the phoU gene encoding phosphate signaling complex protein PhoU, with protein MAEHTVKAFDDDITRLRGLVAEMGGLAELSVSEAMDALIRADHDMAAGVIARDKRIDQLEAEVDKLAIRVLALRAPMADDLREVVAALKIAGVIERIGDYAKNIAKRVGIIEGRRRFEPLTLIPAMNDLAAEMVHDVLTAFAARDPVVATEIVQRDSKVDAFYDSIFRNLISFMVEDPATISTAAQLLFVARNIERIGDHATNIAEMVYYAATGEKLPEREEVIPPA; from the coding sequence GTGGCTGAACATACCGTCAAGGCATTCGACGACGACATCACCCGGCTGCGCGGCCTTGTTGCGGAAATGGGCGGCCTGGCCGAGCTTTCCGTGTCCGAGGCCATGGACGCGCTGATCCGGGCCGATCACGACATGGCCGCGGGCGTTATCGCCCGCGACAAGCGCATCGATCAGCTGGAAGCCGAAGTCGACAAGCTGGCCATCCGGGTGCTCGCCCTGCGCGCACCCATGGCCGACGATCTGCGCGAAGTCGTCGCGGCGCTCAAGATCGCCGGGGTGATCGAGCGGATCGGCGATTACGCCAAGAACATCGCCAAGCGCGTGGGTATCATCGAAGGCCGCCGCCGGTTCGAGCCGCTGACGCTCATCCCGGCGATGAACGATCTCGCCGCCGAAATGGTCCACGATGTGCTCACTGCCTTCGCGGCACGCGATCCCGTGGTCGCAACCGAGATCGTCCAGCGCGATTCCAAGGTCGATGCCTTCTACGATTCGATCTTCCGCAATCTGATATCGTTCATGGTCGAAGACCCCGCCACGATCAGCACAGCTGCCCAGCTCCTGTTCGTTGCGCGCAATATCGAACGCATCGGAGATCATGCCACCAACATCGCGGAAATGGTGTACTACGCAGCGACGGGCGAGAAATTGCCCGAACGCGAAGAGGTCATTCCCCCGGCCTGA
- a CDS encoding biotin--[acetyl-CoA-carboxylase] ligase, with protein MIETIDEIPSTNGALLARLGRGEAVAEGHWLVADRQSAGRGRAGRTWSDGFGNFMGSTMVGLRASDPLPQTLALVAGLAVHDAVACVAPGINGIVLKWPNDLLSGDAKLAGILLERHGDAVVVGIGVNLAQAPDVPGRQTVSLAGLGYPVSRDLFAAVLAERFADALIRWHLGEWPVLRAQWLARALPSGTLVSVKDRDHGEIIGAFAGIDDNGVALLRLADGAVRAIHAGDIEMVGSHASGG; from the coding sequence TTGATCGAAACCATCGACGAAATCCCTTCGACCAATGGTGCGCTCTTGGCGCGGCTTGGGCGGGGCGAGGCTGTTGCCGAAGGACACTGGCTGGTAGCCGATCGGCAAAGCGCCGGACGTGGCCGTGCCGGACGCACTTGGTCGGACGGCTTCGGCAATTTCATGGGATCGACGATGGTGGGCCTGCGCGCTTCCGATCCCTTGCCACAGACCCTGGCATTGGTAGCGGGGCTGGCAGTCCATGACGCCGTGGCTTGTGTTGCGCCGGGCATAAACGGGATCGTGCTCAAGTGGCCGAACGACCTGCTTTCAGGCGATGCCAAACTGGCGGGCATCCTGCTTGAGCGGCATGGTGACGCCGTGGTCGTGGGGATTGGCGTTAATCTGGCGCAAGCCCCCGATGTGCCGGGGCGGCAAACCGTATCGCTGGCAGGCCTGGGGTATCCGGTTTCGCGCGATCTATTCGCCGCCGTTCTGGCCGAACGGTTTGCCGATGCGCTGATCCGCTGGCATCTGGGCGAATGGCCGGTGCTGCGCGCGCAGTGGCTCGCGCGTGCCTTGCCCTCAGGAACGCTTGTATCGGTAAAGGATCGCGACCATGGCGAGATCATCGGTGCCTTTGCAGGCATCGATGACAATGGCGTTGCCCTTCTGCGCTTGGCGGACGGTGCGGTCCGTGCCATCCACGCGGGCGACATAGAAATGGTGGGTTCCCATGCTTCTGGCGGTTGA
- a CDS encoding mannosyltransferase: protein MRETICRKGFDPALLALMALALAVRVPIAWLTVYHHADEVWQYIEPAYGVVTGDWIRTWDIRLGIRSWLIPLFMLPPVWLGYTIDPLGELHLVLPRLMMAFVSLGTVWAGWALGRRISRGHAIAAGFVAAVWIDFAYFASRTSSDTFSVLAILPGLALLYRFRDTGNIRQAWAAGFLLGLGVIARFPLGPAVAIPFLWAGRADFRKAWPALLGGASLAVLCDVLANAAMGQAPLLWIMRNVLANIVDNRSHAFGLEPPDWYLRVLAWQWQYVAAALAPVLVLGARRYPMLLLTALAVIAVHSAVGHKEYRFILLAVSLLVLIAAIGSVDLASWWAKRGGKALSNTMLAGVLALWLGASLQVGATEPFRINWNVGKAPLRAMQTVRNQRGLCGVATYRIRDVPFISRAVLNRDVPALLINTQAAAKVAQGRFNVAIAPIEHIGELPQNYRFVGCMSPTTPLFEQQYCVLARPGPCTEKPGLLDYNVALKRMDR from the coding sequence GTGCGCGAAACGATCTGCCGCAAAGGGTTCGATCCGGCCCTTCTGGCGCTGATGGCGCTGGCGCTGGCAGTTCGGGTGCCCATTGCGTGGCTGACCGTCTATCACCACGCGGACGAGGTCTGGCAATATATCGAACCGGCCTATGGCGTGGTGACCGGTGACTGGATCAGGACGTGGGACATTCGGCTTGGCATACGCAGCTGGCTGATTCCCTTGTTCATGCTGCCCCCGGTCTGGCTGGGCTACACCATAGATCCGTTGGGCGAGCTGCACCTTGTCCTGCCGCGCCTGATGATGGCGTTCGTCTCACTGGGCACCGTCTGGGCGGGGTGGGCGCTGGGGCGGCGGATTAGCCGGGGCCATGCCATCGCGGCGGGGTTCGTGGCAGCGGTCTGGATCGATTTTGCCTACTTCGCCTCGCGCACTTCAAGCGATACGTTTTCGGTTCTGGCGATCCTGCCGGGGCTGGCGCTGCTCTATCGCTTTCGCGATACGGGCAATATCCGGCAGGCCTGGGCTGCGGGCTTTCTGCTGGGGCTGGGTGTTATTGCGCGCTTTCCACTGGGGCCGGCAGTAGCCATCCCGTTTCTTTGGGCAGGACGGGCCGATTTTCGCAAGGCCTGGCCTGCGTTGTTGGGTGGCGCGTCGCTGGCGGTGCTGTGCGATGTTCTGGCCAACGCAGCGATGGGGCAGGCGCCGCTGCTGTGGATCATGCGCAATGTGCTGGCGAACATCGTGGACAACCGAAGTCACGCTTTCGGTCTGGAGCCGCCGGACTGGTATCTGCGGGTGCTGGCGTGGCAGTGGCAATATGTCGCCGCCGCCCTGGCACCGGTGCTGGTGCTGGGGGCAAGACGCTATCCCATGCTGCTGTTGACCGCGCTGGCGGTGATCGCGGTGCATTCGGCCGTCGGCCACAAGGAATACCGCTTCATCCTTCTGGCGGTATCGTTACTGGTGCTGATCGCGGCAATCGGCTCGGTCGATCTGGCAAGCTGGTGGGCAAAGCGGGGCGGCAAGGCTTTGTCGAACACGATGCTGGCGGGGGTGCTGGCGCTCTGGCTCGGTGCATCACTACAGGTTGGCGCCACCGAGCCGTTCCGCATCAATTGGAATGTAGGCAAGGCACCATTGCGCGCGATGCAGACCGTGCGGAACCAGCGTGGGCTATGCGGGGTGGCGACTTACCGGATACGCGACGTTCCGTTCATTTCGCGCGCGGTTTTGAACCGCGATGTCCCTGCGTTGCTGATCAATACCCAAGCAGCCGCCAAGGTTGCGCAGGGCCGCTTCAATGTGGCGATCGCACCGATTGAGCATATTGGCGAATTGCCGCAGAATTACCGCTTTGTCGGGTGCATGTCGCCCACGACCCCGTTGTTCGAACAGCAGTATTGCGTGCTTGCGCGGCCGGGACCATGCACCGAAAAGCCGGGCCTGCTGGACTACAATGTCGCGCTAAAACGCATGGACCGTTAG